Proteins co-encoded in one Haloarcula pelagica genomic window:
- a CDS encoding DUF7342 family protein, translating into MADDTRRDGPPPFDRPFEGEDTKQRVYGAVLHAREPMTAAEIAEQADCSAESARTHLSFYADLGIVIQHEGRPARYERNDDYFEWRRVNELARANSTEELQTRVSALTSQIEDYRDRYGSDSPAEVNVLEFDAERVDDVYVELGDWATAIEERRLHERARRKVAGSTAPSHS; encoded by the coding sequence ATGGCAGACGACACCCGTCGCGACGGCCCGCCCCCATTTGATAGGCCGTTCGAAGGCGAAGACACAAAGCAGCGGGTATACGGGGCGGTGCTGCACGCCCGAGAACCGATGACAGCCGCGGAGATCGCCGAGCAAGCGGACTGTTCGGCGGAGTCTGCTCGGACACACCTGTCTTTTTACGCTGACCTCGGCATTGTCATCCAACACGAGGGCCGGCCAGCTAGGTATGAGCGCAACGACGATTACTTCGAATGGCGGCGGGTGAACGAACTGGCACGAGCGAACAGCACTGAGGAGTTACAGACTCGCGTCTCAGCGCTGACTAGCCAGATTGAGGACTACCGCGATCGGTACGGTTCTGACTCGCCCGCCGAGGTCAATGTCCTCGAGTTCGATGCGGAGCGTGTCGACGACGTGTACGTGGAACTCGGTGACTGGGCTACCGCCATCGAAGAGCGTCGCCTTCACGAGCGCGCCCGACGAAAGGTCGCCGGATCGACGGCCCCATCACATAGCTGA